In Vigna angularis cultivar LongXiaoDou No.4 chromosome 8, ASM1680809v1, whole genome shotgun sequence, one DNA window encodes the following:
- the LOC108343895 gene encoding uncharacterized protein LOC108343895 isoform X5: protein MRLKIAISETLGWFVRISSRSNHPLHQKLELLGLSEDQKRLVTMWTSFVKKHCVLVDGHMNWHTKLPGKILNAFQRLVYYQVPKFLPISLTTLCLCCREG, encoded by the exons ATGCG tttaaaaattgcaatttcagaaaccctAGGTTGGTTTGTTCGAATCAGTTCGAGGTCCAATCACCCTCTGCACCAG AAACTTGAGCTTCTTGGTCTTTCTGAGGATCAGAAGCGGCTCGTAACTATGTGGACCTCATTTGTTAAGAAACATTG TGTGCTGGTAGATGGCCATATGAATTGGCATACGAAGCTCCCtg GCAAGATATTAAATGCATTCCAGCGGTTGGTGTATTATCAg GTGCCAAAATTTCTTCCAATCAGTTTGACGACTCTCTGTCTTTGTTGCCGAGAAGGATGA
- the LOC108343895 gene encoding uncharacterized protein LOC108343895 isoform X4, translating to MRLKIAISETLGWFVRISSRSNHPLHQKLELLGLSEDQKRLVTMWTSFVKKHCVLVDGHMNWHTKLPGKILNAFQRLVYYQVPLFLSSWPKLHATKKPEDDALHE from the exons ATGCG tttaaaaattgcaatttcagaaaccctAGGTTGGTTTGTTCGAATCAGTTCGAGGTCCAATCACCCTCTGCACCAG AAACTTGAGCTTCTTGGTCTTTCTGAGGATCAGAAGCGGCTCGTAACTATGTGGACCTCATTTGTTAAGAAACATTG TGTGCTGGTAGATGGCCATATGAATTGGCATACGAAGCTCCCtg GCAAGATATTAAATGCATTCCAGCGGTTGGTGTATTATCAg GTTCCTTTGTTTTTGTCATCGTGGCCAAAGTTGCATGCAACAAAAAAACCTGAAGATGATGCTCTACATGAATGA
- the LOC108345325 gene encoding LOB domain-containing protein 25 yields the protein MMASSSYSNSPCAACKFLRRKCMPDCIFAPYFPPEEPQKFANVHKIFGASNVSKILNEVQPYQREDAVNSLAYEAEARIKDPVYGCVGAISVLQRQVLKLQKELDATNADLIRYSTCSEMPNSSSSSRLHHGGRSKMSSDDGGGGDGGSSHGLSFYYSSANWNNDHSENGYPRGDI from the coding sequence ATGATGGCTTCTTCTAGCTACTCGAATTCTCCATGTGCAGCGTGCAAGTTTCTGAGGAGAAAGTGCATGCCAGACTGCATTTTTGCGCCATATTTTCCTCCAGAGGAGCCTCAGAAGTTTGCAAACGTGCACAAGATCTTTGGTGCAAGCAACGTGAGCAAGATTCTGAACGAGGTGCAACCCTATCAGAGAGAAGATGCTGTGAACTCTCTGGCATACGAAGCAGAAGCAAGGATCAAAGATCCTGTGTATGGTTGTGTTGGTGCCATTTCAGTGCTGCAAAGGCAAGTTCTCAAGCTCCAAAAGGAGCTTGATGCTACAAATGCTGATTTGATCCGCTACAGCACTTGCAGTGAAATGCCAAACAGTAGTAGCAGTAGTCGTCTTCATCATGGAGGAAGAAGCAAGATGAGTAGtgatgatggtggtggtggtgatggtggtTCTTCACATGGTTTAAGCTTCTATTATTCTTCTGCTAATTGGAACAATGATCATTCTGAAAATGGCTACCCCAGAGGAGATATATAA
- the LOC108343895 gene encoding uncharacterized protein LOC108343895 isoform X3 yields MRLKIAISETLGWFVRISSRSNHPLHQKLELLGLSEDQKRLVTMWTSFVKKHCVLVDGHMNWHTKLPETSENSGKILNAFQRLVYYQVPKFLPISLTTLCLCCREG; encoded by the exons ATGCG tttaaaaattgcaatttcagaaaccctAGGTTGGTTTGTTCGAATCAGTTCGAGGTCCAATCACCCTCTGCACCAG AAACTTGAGCTTCTTGGTCTTTCTGAGGATCAGAAGCGGCTCGTAACTATGTGGACCTCATTTGTTAAGAAACATTG TGTGCTGGTAGATGGCCATATGAATTGGCATACGAAGCTCCCtg AGACCTCGGAGAACAGTG GCAAGATATTAAATGCATTCCAGCGGTTGGTGTATTATCAg GTGCCAAAATTTCTTCCAATCAGTTTGACGACTCTCTGTCTTTGTTGCCGAGAAGGATGA
- the LOC108343895 gene encoding uncharacterized protein LOC108343895 isoform X2 gives MRLKIAISETLGWFVRISSRSNHPLHQKLELLGLSEDQKRLVTMWTSFVKKHCVLVDGHMNWHTKLPETSENSGKILNAFQRLVYYQVPLFLSSWPKLHATKKPEDDALHE, from the exons ATGCG tttaaaaattgcaatttcagaaaccctAGGTTGGTTTGTTCGAATCAGTTCGAGGTCCAATCACCCTCTGCACCAG AAACTTGAGCTTCTTGGTCTTTCTGAGGATCAGAAGCGGCTCGTAACTATGTGGACCTCATTTGTTAAGAAACATTG TGTGCTGGTAGATGGCCATATGAATTGGCATACGAAGCTCCCtg AGACCTCGGAGAACAGTG GCAAGATATTAAATGCATTCCAGCGGTTGGTGTATTATCAg GTTCCTTTGTTTTTGTCATCGTGGCCAAAGTTGCATGCAACAAAAAAACCTGAAGATGATGCTCTACATGAATGA
- the LOC108343895 gene encoding uncharacterized protein LOC108343895 isoform X1, with protein MRLKIAISETLGWFVRISSRSNHPLHQKLELLGLSEDQKRLVTMWTSFVKKHCVLVDGHMNWHTKLPGKILNAFQRLVYYQEFDFILVGAKISSNQFDDSLSLLPRRMIPEN; from the exons ATGCG tttaaaaattgcaatttcagaaaccctAGGTTGGTTTGTTCGAATCAGTTCGAGGTCCAATCACCCTCTGCACCAG AAACTTGAGCTTCTTGGTCTTTCTGAGGATCAGAAGCGGCTCGTAACTATGTGGACCTCATTTGTTAAGAAACATTG TGTGCTGGTAGATGGCCATATGAATTGGCATACGAAGCTCCCtg GCAAGATATTAAATGCATTCCAGCGGTTGGTGTATTATCAg gaatttgatttcattttagTAGGTGCCAAAATTTCTTCCAATCAGTTTGACGACTCTCTGTCTTTGTTGCCGAGAAGGATGATACCAGAGAATTAA